Genomic segment of Neoarius graeffei isolate fNeoGra1 chromosome 7, fNeoGra1.pri, whole genome shotgun sequence:
GCAAACAGAGCTCTAACCATTTTTTCCCCTTCTCCCACCCACTTAGAGGTGAGTGATGATGCGCTAATGCTGAAAAACGTGGCACCAGACTGACAGGCTATGCACTTCCCTATGAGCGTTTTCCCAGTACCTGGAGGACCAAACAAAAGAATGCCCTTAGGTGGACCTCTGAGACCAGTGAAAATATCAGGCCTGAGCATGGGCCAAACAACAATTTCCTTAATTGTAGCTTTGGCAAACTCAAGGCCAGCAATATCCTCCCAAACCACAGGTGGGCCATGGTCCATAATTTCACTCATAATCAGTTCAATAATTTTAGGCTCGAAGTTCTTTAGCCGTTCATCAACAGGCTGAGCATCTTGTGTTGGGTCATCCCTGGTGTTGCTTTCTTCCTCCTGCTTTGGCACTGGTGAGACAAATTTGGAGTTGGTCCCCCGGGACCTGTTTGCCCCTAGAGATTTTTTGGTTATTGTACCAACAGGAGCTGATGGACCCCGCTGGCCCTGATGGGAATATTTTTTCTGCTGGTCGACAAGAAGCTGCTCTCGTGCTGTTTTAAAGTTAGTGCCATTAAACTCTTCTCTTCTCTGACCACTACCTCCACCTTCATGACCTCCCTGTGATAGGAATGTGCTTCTGTTGCTTTCAGTTCCTGAACTGTACATGTTCTTCCTCTTAGAGGGATTTGTGGAAGAGTAGAACACAGAATGGTAATTGTTTGCACTGGACACACTGGTACTAGCAAAACTCGAATGAGGAAAAGAGCCAGAGTTGTTAGGGGAATTACAAGTGTTATGAACCAAGAGTGGAGTTACCCCTGTTGGGGCTCTAGGAGCATTATAGGCTGAAGGAAGACCAGTTTCTTTGCTTCTGGTCCTTTCTACAGCACCACTGGTCAAGTTACTTGCTGTTCTCTCTCCCACACCACTGATATGGGGCGTAGGCCAGGGTGAAGGATGCTCAGGTTTACAACCACCAGCAGCACGAGACTCAATCAGACCTTTGCCACAACTCCGACTGACTTCCCCACCAACAATAATGTCAGCATCTGCTGGATCCACAGAGACACTGTCGTCGTCCACCGTACTCTGCATCATCTTCTGCACGCACGGCAGGCTGAACACATTTTCAACTGTTAATGATGACTCCCATTTGTCGCTGTGGTTTTTCTGATTGCGGGCCAGGTGCAGGGCACTGTCGGCGTAGTTATTCAGTCCTGTGCGCTGGTCGTCTGAGTCCAGCACTGCAGCGTAGCGCTCAGTGTAGGTCCTGAATAGGCTGGCAGCTCCAGCCGGAGAGAGCTCGGCATTCGCCCATGCATACTGAATGGACAGAATGTGCGCCCGATAAGCGTCAGCCGTCTGTTCAGGTGTACACGTGCCAGACGAAATGTCAAAGGACCTTCTCTGCCACTTGTCCAGGTGTGCACGGCTCATGCCTGGCCTGCTTCAGTCTGTGTGAGGAATGGCCACAGATTCAGTTAAAAGATGCATTTAATTGAGCGCCTTGCTACATTACTAGCAGTGAATGGTAGTAAATTATGATGACACAACGTGTTCATAAAAATAAATTTGGGCTGTTTCTAAATCACACATTCAGTTTCGGTTTTGCATTAAGTCATCACTTTAACTGACTTTGAGCTGAGCTTTCCAAAAGGACATCACTTCCCATAATCTCTTCCCACGAGTCACTACTGAGCGCTCACTTCTTCTGTGGAGAGTTTAGTGACTTAAATACAGCAAGGCTCAATATTAAATACTCAATAACCTCATGACCCAAATATGAATCAATTAAATATGAACTGATTTGAAAAGTTGGCATAAATATTCATGGTTATGTGAGCGTTTAAACTGCAAAACCCCACGTCTTAAATGCCTCACTTTACTGACAGCTGAACACTCCATGTACTCCAATACAGTGGTGGCTAATAAGAGCTAACAGCTAACCAGCCTGGTGGGTCTGAGTGAGTGAATaagtaaataaacaaacacactcGACACTATTTCCTCAGCAATATATAACTCCCGTGTTCGTGCCGAGCAAAACAACTTACCTCTAGAGTTATGAGCTTCTTGTGTCAGTAATTCAAATAATTTAACAGCGAATAATAACTTTATAAGCGCCTCAGACATTCAAGTATAAACTCACACCATGCTCAACTTTCCCGCCGCCTTCAAAACATTTTTAAATCCCACCCGTATTCGGATAAGCCCCGCCATT
This window contains:
- the fignl1 gene encoding fidgetin-like protein 1: MSRAHLDKWQRRSFDISSGTCTPEQTADAYRAHILSIQYAWANAELSPAGAASLFRTYTERYAAVLDSDDQRTGLNNYADSALHLARNQKNHSDKWESSLTVENVFSLPCVQKMMQSTVDDDSVSVDPADADIIVGGEVSRSCGKGLIESRAAGGCKPEHPSPWPTPHISGVGERTASNLTSGAVERTRSKETGLPSAYNAPRAPTGVTPLLVHNTCNSPNNSGSFPHSSFASTSVSSANNYHSVFYSSTNPSKRKNMYSSGTESNRSTFLSQGGHEGGGSGQRREEFNGTNFKTAREQLLVDQQKKYSHQGQRGPSAPVGTITKKSLGANRSRGTNSKFVSPVPKQEEESNTRDDPTQDAQPVDERLKNFEPKIIELIMSEIMDHGPPVVWEDIAGLEFAKATIKEIVVWPMLRPDIFTGLRGPPKGILLFGPPGTGKTLIGKCIACQSGATFFSISASSLTSKWVGEGEKMVRALFAIARCHQPAVIFIDEIDSLLSQRTDGEHDSSRRIKTEFLVQLDGAATSSEDRILVVGATNRPQEIDEAARRRLAKRLYIPLPEATARQQIVTNLMSQEKSQLGTDELEKVVSSTEGFSGADMTQLCREAALGPIRSIRLSDIATIAPEQVRPILYCDFQEALKTVRPSVSTKDLELYEEWNKTFGCGR